One region of Citrus sinensis cultivar Valencia sweet orange chromosome 6, DVS_A1.0, whole genome shotgun sequence genomic DNA includes:
- the LOC102609115 gene encoding stress-response A/B barrel domain-containing protein UP3: MFGLALKSRPLFFSPLCRTFSPPKRLKKPQSFRFSVEANMSKTIEHVVLFKVKSETDPSKVDTMINNLNGLVTLDPVRHLACGPVLRNGSSLFTFTHMLHSRYSSKEDLDTYSQHPDHMGAVKESVLPICKDIMAVDWEADQTPDPIVLPPGSAVRVSFLKLKDGVGEDAKNEIYGVIKGIKESFGGIQQITSGENFSARAKGFSIASIAVFKSVKEMEEADSNEELVNLQKQKVKDYLDGVVVVDYVVPSLSSSSL; encoded by the coding sequence ATGTTTGGCCTTGCACTCAAATCACGCCCGCTGTTTTTCTCGCCACTTTGTCGAACTTTCTCACCGCCCAAACGCCTGAAAAAACCCCAGTCATTCAGATTCTCCGTCGAAGCGAATATGTCAAAGACCATCGAGCACGTCGTCCTTTTCAAGGTCAAATCCGAGACCGACCCGTCAAAAGTGGACACCATGATCAACAACCTCAACGGCCTGGTCACACTCGACCCGGTCCGACACCTAGCCTGCGGTCCGGTCCTCCGAAACGGTTCATCTCTCTTCACCTTCACTCACATGCTCCACAGCCGCTACAGCTCCAAAGAGGACCTCGACACTTACTCTCAACACCCCGACCACATGGGCGCGGTCAAAGAGTCAGTGCTGCCGATCTGCAAGGACATCATGGCCGTTGATTGGGAGGCTGATCAAACTCCCGATCCGATTGTCTTACCTCCGGGGTCAGCTGTGAGAGTCTCGTTTTTGAAATTGAAGGACGGTGTTGGGGAGGATGCGAAGAATGAGATATATGGGGTGATAAAGGGAATTAAGGAGAGTTTTGGGGGAATTCAGCAAATTACTAGCggagaaaatttttctgcCCGAGCCAAGGGTTTCTCGATTGCTTCCATTGCGGTTTTTAAGAGCGTGAAAGAGATGGAGGAAGCGGATTCGAATGAGGAGCTGGTGAATCTGCAGAAGCAGAAGGTGAAGGATTATTTAGACGGTGTCGTTGTCGTTGATTATGTTGTGCCTTCACTTTCTTCCTCTAGTCTTTGA